The Panicum virgatum strain AP13 chromosome 6K, P.virgatum_v5, whole genome shotgun sequence nucleotide sequence GGGCTGTAAGTGGAatgtcccgggttcgagccccagcctctgcacatttgtgcggGAAAGGCTTGGTGCTTAAAACAACCCTTCGGCACTAGGTCCGCCCTTTTTACAATAGTTATCTTCTAATAAAGTATATCAATATAGAAAGTTCTTCCAACTAATATTACTAGTCAACGTGTAATAGAGTTAAATCTACATGCATGTTTGAGTGCATGAATGACTTCAAAAAATAGTCATGGACTTTTGGTCTCATCACATTAACTCCCTCGGTCCCTCCCCTATAGAGAATTATAAAATCTGGTGTGACTTAAATCTGGTATTGTTGGTGGCGCCCTTATAAACTGTGTAATTTTTTACAACAAAATATAGTCTTAATGCAGTGCATGCTTTGATTTGCACATAATTGAACAAACAGGAAACCTACGATCCAGCTCTGGCCATCGCACGCATATATCACACATCATTACCATTTACCAATCATCACTAGTTTCACATATTTCTTTGATGCCACCAAGCACATCCACCAGCTTGCATTGCCACCGAGCCATGTCTTTCTTTGCAATATCTagctatattattttttattaacgTGAATTCCACATGCACAATAACTAGTAACTTTGAAAGGGTAAATTCTGTACCCTGAAAAATTCTCTAATAAAAGTATAAGCAtgcaataaaaaaaaattagttaTACTCTTACCACGGAGAGAATTATATGAAAGATCCAGTTTTGTTAACTTGGTCAAATTAAAAACTGAACTTGGTATGCTCCCAGAAAAGTTGCAACCTGCAAGATCTAACCATGTCAATTGTTTCAGCTGCCCGATTGCATATGGTATTGTCCCGATATAAGCATCATGGATTTCTAGGGTTTTCAAGTTAGTCAGTCTCCCAATTGCAGACGGCATTGTGCCTGAAAACCCACCATCAATAATGAGCACGTTCCTCAAATTTGTGAGGTTGCCAATTGCTGCTGGCATTGGCCCTGAAAACCCACCACCGTTGATGTGCATGTTCCTCAAATTTGTAAGGTTGCCTATTGCAGCGGTCATTGGCCCTGAAAGAGCACAAAGATCTATATAGATGTTTCTCAAATTTTTTAGGTTGCCAAAAGAAGATGACAATGAACCATGTGTTGTGCAACTAACAATTTCCAGTGTTTGCAAGTCCATTAGGTTGCCAATTGCAGAAAGTATTGTCCTAGGAAGGTTGCATTCTACCATATTCAAGCTTCTCAAGAACCTGAAGTTGCCCACTGAGGAAGGAGCTGTCATAGAGAAGTTGCATCCAACAAGTGTCAAACTCGTCAAGTTCTTGTGGTCTCCAATCCACGAGAAAATTGGTTTTAACTGACTTGCTGACTCCAGCACCAGGCCCAGCTGGAATAGGGACCCAAGACTGCCTAGTGAAGAGAGATACTCCACGAATATCAAATTCCCATCAAGACTTAAATCCTTCAATGACTTGAAACTGCTATAAGACGTTAGTTTAAGAGATGAAAAGTTAGTTCCATGTAGTCTCAAAGTCTCTAGACAGCTTGCATTAGAAAAGTTTGGCACATGCCCCGAGAGATCCGGATTATTGGACAAATCGAGGACTCTAAGATTTTTCGATTGGAAGGTTCTTGAGGGGAACCACCCCTCAAAATTTATGTGAGAAAGTCGAAGCTCGGTTAAATTGATAAAATCCATGAAGAACTCAGGAAATCGATTGGGAGGTATATCATGGTTTTGTTGGAGGTTGATCACAGTGAGAGATTGAATTCTCGAGAGTGTTTTATGAATAGAACCACTCAGTCCACAATCAGCTAAACTAAGTACTTCAAGATGAGGAACAGATGTAGCAAGAGATGTGCACCACCCTGCTCCACTACTTGACAAATCAACTCCATCAAGGTAGAGCTCTCTTAGACTGCTAAGGTTTGACAGTAGGGTATCAAAATTGGGTACCCCCAGTCCGTTACAAGTGTTCATATCTCTAATACCATTATAACAATCACCGGAAAGGTCCAAGGAGATAAGGTTTACGAGTCTACCGATGCCAATAGGTACCTGGCCATACAAGGCCGAATTGGAAAGATTTAGGTGGGTAAGCAAATCTAGGTTTTCAAATCCTGTTGCAGGGATGTTCTCTGACCACACTGTCCTT carries:
- the LOC120711670 gene encoding MDIS1-interacting receptor like kinase 1-like: MAFISWALLLFLAQLHALHFTSRAHRADGGGNLTHLPAPFLCHLDQAKALLQLKNSFFFGRSTTTLPSWQDGTDCCLWEGVGCDSSGNVTVLDLNNRGLSSYSLDPSVFSITSLRYLDLSQNDFSGGRWAIRRTVWSENIPATGFENLDLLTHLNLSNSALYGQVPIGIGRLVNLISLDLSGDCYNGIRDMNTCNGLGVPNFDTLLSNLSSLRELYLDGVDLSSSGAGWCTSLATSVPHLEVLSLADCGLSGSIHKTLSRIQSLTVINLQQNHDIPPNRFPEFFMDFINLTELRLSHINFEGWFPSRTFQSKNLRVLDLSNNPDLSGHVPNFSNASCLETLRLHGTNFSSLKLTSYSSFKSLKDLSLDGNLIFVEYLSSLGSLGSLFQLGLVLESASQLKPIFSWIGDHKNLTSLTLVGCNFSMTAPSSVGNFRFLRSLNMVECNLPRTILSAIGNLMDLQTLEIVSCTTHGSLSSSFGNLKNLRNIYIDLCALSGPMPAAIGNLTNLRNVLIIDGGFSGTMPSAIGRLTNLKTLEIHDAYIGTIPYAIGQLKQLTWLDLAGCNFSGSIPSSVFNLTKLTKLDLSYNSLRGEILPSIYTLPVLHDLDLSWNQLYGPIREFNKVPPWLVSLDLSRNELSGPIPKTIVQLTRLAHLDVS